The genomic window AATTTGAACCATTAAGAACCATGTATTTTGTAAGAAAGTTTTGTGTACTTTGACTGTCTTCATCTGTTTTTACTTTAGCTTCTTAGTAATGGtcgctttaaaaaaacaacaacaaaaaattttcaACCAAAATAGTTTTCCAGGAACTGAGCAGAAAAAAGGTCGGTTTGCTCCTTGTGGCCTTTGCTGGTGGTGGTTGCCAGTTGCCAATACCGGGGCTAGAGAATGAATAGAAATGCGTGGCACCAGGCCTTGTAGACGTGTGTCATTCCCCCACACTTTAtagaattataggatttagaactggaagggcccTGAGAGATcgtctagttcaaccccctcattttattgatgaaactgaggccaaaagaactttctcactcaGGGTTTCCATGACATTGACTTTTTGCTAATAGGATTCCCTGATGCCGGTTCACAGATGGGGTGTTCCTGATGAATGTCACTGATGGGCCGCTGGTACTAACTGGGGATCATTGATGAGGGCGATGGGTGACACTGATCGGTGGCCCTTAAAGAGGGATTCCTGATACTGATGAGGAGTCTCTGATGAGGTCAATGACACtgattgggaggggaggggggactgCTGCAGCTCGAAGGGGTAAAAGAGTGGAGGAAGAAGGGTAACGATTCTCCCAAACCCACAGCCTTCCCCTTGGGGTCAGGGAAACGTAAGCACCAAACCCAGTCCTTACACATGGTggtccccttcctcttccctccccccacccaacagcggcagcggcagcggcagaGACTGGctggcagagtcaggatccagGTTAAATCCTTTACTCCACGGCACTGCTGGGGAGCGGCTGAGCCCCGGCCCGATAGAGTGATGCTTGCTGGGTCCCTCGGGGCGGCACTGCCGGACAGCGGGGACTGCTTCGCCTGGAGGGGTGGGGGCCCAAGCTCCTGGACAGGCAGCTCACCAGACGGGGAAGGGGTTCCAGCTTCTGCCTCTGTGGGGGTGCTGCGCTGTGGAGGGTTCACCGGCAAGGCTCCAGAGGCCTGGACTGGAGGGGGACTGGGGGCGGGCTAGTGAGGTAGCGAGGGGCGGGGCGCAGGCCACATTCCGCCCTCCTCCCCCTATCCCCACCCCAGCAGTTTCTGAATCTTGGGAGAAAATGAGGCAGCGCAGCCACTCCGGCGATGTAGCCAGACTGCAACCCAAGGAGTCCTCACCTTTGGGAACCGCCCTCACCCCCTTTTCAGATTCTTTCCAGATCCACCTcacctcttttcccttctccacatCCGCAACCAAGGGAAGAAGTAAAAACAGCCCCAATAGATCCTAAAGAAAAGGAAGCCAAGTGGGgagaagggatgggggaggggtgggaaggcCCAGCCTCTCGACCCTTAGGGTCCTCTTATCCTTCCTCCGTCCATTTCTCTTCACTCGGTCTCGCAGTTCATAATCCCTCCGCACCTCTTTATTTCCCACGCCCCTCTCCCCACTATTACCCCTCCGCTGCCGCCGCCCATTTCCCCGGTACCCCCAACTCACTCCTCTTCTGCCTCCAGCGCCACTTCGTATCTCTTCAACCCCGGCATGTCCTTGACTCCAGCAGTAATCCTAAGGAGGCGAACATCGTTGGTTGGAGCCTTTGGGGGTCTCAAGGCCCTTAGCACCccacctttttcttcttcctttcccctcccccgccTTTTCTATGAATCAGGCCCTTACTGCGTCCCACACTTCACCAAGGTCCAGCTGCGGTTGCCCTGAAAGTAGGAGAAGAGGAGGGTCCTCCGCCAGGCCCCACCGCCACCTCCCCACCTTCCTCCTCAGACGCCTCTGGCGGGATTTCAATTAGGTAAAACCGAGAGGCCCCGAAGAGAGGAGGCGCTCAGGGCGAGAGGAAGCTATTATAGGTGGTTCCGAGGAGCTAAGCCTGGGTGAAGGAGCGTCTGTAACTGTAGTCGAAAGAAGAGATCCTTGCCAGGACTTCGCCCTGCCCACCAGCACCCCAAATTTCCCTCAGGAAAACCATCCTATGAGGAGATGAGGACTGTGAGGTAGCGAGGAGAGGGGTTGATGGACAGTGAAAGGAATAGACTGAGAGACAATCAGGGGATGGGGTCTGATGGAGAAGGAGGGTAAGGATGAGGAGCATTGGGAAAGGCAGGTaaagggatgagggggagggtTATTGACAGAACGAGGGCTAAGGGACATTGAAGGCCCCAAACTGATGAACAACAAGCTAGCCAAATGAGGTGATGGGAGATGAATATGAGGGGATGGACAGAGAAGGTTAGAGGAGGGTAACATCTGAGAGAACAGTGAGGAAAAATGGACTGAGACATAAGGAGAGGGCATGGACTGAGAGTGAGAAAAAGGTAAGGGCAGCCAGAAGGTGAAGAATGAAAGATGATGAGGGTCCATACAGTGAGAGCCAATGAAAGGGCAGGAAGTGGTTGAGGATAAAGGATGATGAAGAGAGAAGGATGAACAGTGAAGAAATGATGATGAACAATATAGAGGGCCTGAGCTGAGAGCAGAAGGGGGATGAAGATTGAAGGATGCTGAGAGTGaagaactggggtggggggataatgatagggcagattaagggaagagacaggggaggagagagaaggttaTGAAAGAATGAAGTGAAGAGATGGGATGGGAGGGGATTAAGTGGTATGCGACAATGAGGTGGACCCCGCTATGGGATGGGGAAGTAGGGAGAGGTGGGTAGGAGAGTGGGAGAATGGGGTGGGAGTAAGAGGGAGGATAAGCAATTAAGATGGAGTACAGTGGAAGAGGGAGTGAGGAATGGATAAGAAGGAGCCTGAAGGAcagtgagaggaagagaattgaGGGGATGTGGAATTAAGGGAGTAGCCAGGTGGAGGAAGAAACTAGGATTGTTGTGGAAGGATGAAGAGAGTGGGGTGAAGGTTGAGGGATAGGGGAAATGAAGGTGAAGATGGGGGTGAGGAGAGTGAGGAAGATGAGGGCATAGGGTAAATGAAGAGGACAGAGGATTAGGAGTATTAAAGAGTGCAGCTGGGAGATGAAGGCAAAGGGATATCAGGAGGGAGGAAGATGGGACAGCAGAGACAGAATGGAGTAATGGGGATGAGGAGGGTGTTGGGTGGGGTGATAGGGAATAAAAAGTGAAAGGGGCTGGAGTTTAGGAACAACAAGAAATGAAGGAGATAAATGAGAAGTGAGGGGAATGAGGTGTGAAGGAATTGGGGTAAGAGGAGATAATGGGATGGTTTGGAGTGAGAGAAATTGGGATGATGACATGGGAGTGGTGGGTGGTTAAGAGAGGAACAGGATGGATGAAGATTGGGGGATGATGGAGAATGACTGCAATGGATGGGGGATTAAGAGTGAGGGATGGAATGAATGAGGTGAATAAGGCATAAGAGAAGGCTGATAAAGAGTAAGAGGAGCGAATTTGGGGGATAAGGagtgaagaaacagaggagttGGGGGTTAGGAGTTCAGGGAATAGGGGATGAgaagtgagggggatgatggaagatgGGGAGTTATGGAAGGTTATGGATTAAGAATGAAGGAGATAAGTGAGGAGCacagaaaagatgagaaagggaaTGAGGAAGTGGGGGTGGTGATGAGATTTAAGTGTCGAATGAAGGGGTTTTGGTGATGAAGAAATAATAGGAGGGTTAGAAATGAGGgaatggggatgatgatgagAGGGTGATGGCAAGAAAGAGTGAATTGGGATGGAGGATGGGATGATGTGAATATTAGGAGGAGGTTGGGGGATTAAGATCAAGGAGATGATGGAAAGCAAacgaaggagatggagaagatgaGCAGTGAGGAGTGATGGGGTATAAGGTGTGGGAAAGATGGGGGATgaagaatgggggaaagaggaaactgagcagtGAAGGGGGATGGTGGATGAATGGGGGTGATGGGGAGGCCGGGCTGCGAGAGGGATGATGGGAGATGAACCATGAAGTAATGGGAATGAGGATGAGCAGTGACTAGGAAAATGAGAGATGGGCGTTGAATGGAGGTAATCGGAGGATTAGGAGGAAGGGGGATGAGTGGGGTGACAAACGTGAGGCTAGGGCTAGAGGGAGAGGGTAGGGATGGAGAAGGAGGGGAGTCACCTGGGAGGAGGGGCCTGAGGGCCTGCGCAGCAGCCtgagctccctccctccctggttTCGCCCTAGAGACCGTTACACGGGGACGGCGACGTCACAGGGACTGACTGACTAGAGGAGAGGGCGGGGCCTGCCTGACACTCACCGGAGCAGGGTCTCTCTGTTCCCACGTGGGAGAGCTTGGGCTTCCAAAGAAGTGCCCACTGAGTCTCAGAGGGATCAGGAGTATTTGGGCGTGTGTGTGTCATTCCAATTTCCTGCAGGCAGTGGagggggcaggagggaaggaggaggtgcTCTCTAAACAGAAGCCATCGGGCGTCAGTGGTTCCACGCAGCAGAAATCTCCCAATTAGGGGATAAGATGTCTCGGGAATCAAGCAGAGTTAGACCGAGGGAGTCACGACTCCCTCTCTTGATCTCAGCGTTGTAAGCTAAGCTCATCTTAGCCCTAGGGAGGGTGCAGGATACCGAAAGGGTCAATGCATATGTGGGGTGACGGAGGAGAAGGAAAGTGGTTTTGGTCAGACTTGGGAAAAGGACCCACTCAGGCATCCTGCTAGCATCACGTGTATCTCCCTATCCCTGCTTCCCCTCCCTCAGTCACCTCCCTCTTCTGCCACCAATGTCTACCCGCCTGCCATGGTACTTAGAGATATTTTAAGTTCTTGAGTGATCCCAGATCCATTTTGGGTGGACCCTGTGTGTACTTTATGGAAGGATATGGATAAAAATTACAGGATAAGCAGGTACAGTCTGCTTCACCAGAAGGAATTTCCAAATAGATTAGACACATTTGAGTATTTGAACAGAAAAAACTGATGTTGCTTCTTCCTTCCACGGTCCCTCACTATCCTCATAATTCTCTTCCTCAGTACACCCCAATTTTCTTTCCAAGTCCCCCGCTTTCTCTTTATAAGTACTTCCAAGGGATGTCTAGAAAGGATAAAGTCATCCCTTCTgtgttctcccttttccctctgaaatctatctCCAGTCCACTTCCACTTTCACTCTTTCTCAAATTCCCCACCagatttcccttctctttccacaCAAGACACTGCCCAGCAGCTGTTGGCCAAGAAGCAGCAGTGATGGACTCCTGCCCAAAAGAGGCATATTTCAGGGAGTGGCTCCCCAGGCCAGAGCGACCCTTGGGCTCCTTACATCAGGGCACTGGGAGGTTTAGAGTGAGCACAAGAGTTGGACAGGAGCCgaggaagaagatggaggagaCTGAAGGAACGGAAAGTACTAGTTCTAAAATAGGAAGCTAAGGGAGGGGCTGTTAGTTATTCTGGAATCTTTTCTATCCCAATacagaaagactgagaaaaaagcTCAGACAGAACAAGATGGAGATAGGGAGACAGAGAACAGAGGAGagggatagagatagagagagagacataaaatgaaaagaatacataAAGAGCCTCCATGCCACCCACCCAGTGGGCAGATTTTCCTTGAAATGTCCCTAGTCTTAGATCCTAGTTAAGATGAAACTGTTTGCAATTGAAGAGAGGGCAAAGCTGCCTTCCCTGGTGCTTTTCTTTATTGGGAAGGAATATACCCTAACTCCTCCCAGTTTTCTTCAGTGACCCATCAGGGATCCTGCCAACAGACATTTCCCTAAACCATCCAGATCTTTTTGTTTCCAAactatttccctttcctctccttagacttctgtctctttctttctatttctccctttccttccttgcctcccctctcttcccttcctacccCAAGGGCATGAAACACGCATGATCATTTCTGCTGGACTGGGCCTCACATTCCATTCCACCTCAAAGGCAAACTAGAGTCTTAGTGTCAGAATTTGAGGAAAaaatcctgtccctccccttcCATCTCCTGCAAGCTAACACAGGCTCTCAGCTTGTCCCTTTGCTGGCCTTATAGTTCCCACATCCATGAAAACTGGGTCTGCCCTTCTAAGGACTTTACTTTGGATGTCTCAGTAACAGGTGATACCAGGTTCAGATTCCCAGTATCCAAGATGAGATGGGTTATTtttctcatagagtcataggTCACAGGATGTCAAAGTTGAAAGAGACGTTTGGAAGTGTCTGATTCGAACCTAGTCTCCAGAATACCTACAAGGgatgataaaattttatttgcaAGATGTCTtgcaaatcaaataaaaaagactCTAAATTGAACAggtagagaaggggagaaaaagtgCCTATTTTTATCCACCAAGCTAAACGTTATAAAGAGTAGCTATGATATAAAAGGATGGTG from Notamacropus eugenii isolate mMacEug1 chromosome 1, mMacEug1.pri_v2, whole genome shotgun sequence includes these protein-coding regions:
- the LOC140528996 gene encoding uncharacterized protein, translating into MPGLKRYEVALEAEEEIYWGCFYFFPWLRMWRREKSTPTEAEAGTPSPSGELPVQELGPPPLQAKQSPLSGSAAPRDPASITLSGRGSAAPQQCRGVKDLTWILTLPASLCRCRCRCWVGGGKRKGTTMCKDWVWCLRFPDPKGKAVGLGESLPFFLHSFTPSSCSSPPSPPNQGGGGSSKNASSSHTLDTGNSTPPPNLFHLKGLALRSVFIQRFPTQPKLLRSSMKGMEITLILTLLVLNFSPRRALLVDPSISCCTQVYRKTIPCKFFRNVIQLEIQEANGDCHIQAYVLYRKNGRPVCVHPENPSLIRWLSWKQKNHDLRCRLN